One window from the genome of Desulforamulus ruminis DSM 2154 encodes:
- the hisZ gene encoding ATP phosphoribosyltransferase regulatory subunit: MTSSRMGRLAPGVKDLLPPEACRMRQLKEEFIRLVRLWGYKEVATPTFEYFENLASEELEEEKFFKFLDRQGHLMVLRPDMTRPMARLVATRMKGVTPPLRLCYLANVFSYEQPQVGRQREFCQAGVELMGYSSPEADAEAVALVIAYLVKTGLTDFQISIGNVGIFHGLVEQLGLSREEAQELKEALGNKDFVRVEEVLSKNSATPAEARRALDLIELRGGPEILDQAVELAQGGLATGALENLRELYAVLKKYGVEGFVTLDLGLLRGLDYYTGLVFEGYSVAMGFPICGGGRYNQLLAHFGHPLPATGFAVNLERVLVSLDRLKGPPGEPEPDVLVAWEEEGLAGALGTARELRAKGCRVVTALAGYTPGKAMAEGKSLGAAKVIYFKSDGTCEEFKI; the protein is encoded by the coding sequence ATGACATCCAGTCGAATGGGCAGGCTGGCGCCGGGCGTAAAGGACCTTTTGCCCCCGGAAGCCTGCCGTATGCGTCAGTTGAAAGAAGAGTTTATCCGGTTGGTGCGGTTATGGGGTTATAAGGAGGTTGCCACCCCCACCTTCGAATATTTTGAAAACCTGGCTTCGGAAGAACTGGAAGAAGAGAAGTTTTTTAAGTTTTTGGACCGGCAAGGGCATTTAATGGTACTCCGGCCGGACATGACCCGGCCCATGGCCCGGTTGGTGGCCACCAGAATGAAGGGGGTAACACCCCCCTTGCGTTTGTGTTACCTGGCCAATGTCTTTAGTTATGAGCAGCCCCAGGTAGGACGCCAGCGGGAGTTCTGCCAGGCCGGGGTGGAATTAATGGGCTATTCCTCCCCGGAAGCGGATGCCGAAGCCGTTGCCCTGGTCATTGCCTATCTGGTAAAGACCGGCCTCACCGATTTCCAGATCAGTATCGGCAATGTGGGAATTTTTCACGGTCTAGTGGAACAATTGGGCCTTTCCAGGGAAGAAGCCCAGGAGCTGAAAGAAGCCCTGGGCAATAAGGACTTTGTCCGGGTGGAAGAGGTTTTATCCAAAAACTCCGCCACCCCTGCGGAAGCCAGGCGGGCTTTGGACTTGATTGAACTGCGGGGTGGACCGGAAATTCTGGACCAGGCGGTGGAGTTGGCCCAGGGAGGGCTTGCTACCGGTGCCCTGGAGAATCTCAGGGAACTCTACGCAGTGCTTAAAAAATATGGAGTGGAAGGTTTTGTAACCCTGGACCTGGGCCTGCTCCGGGGATTGGATTATTATACCGGGCTGGTTTTTGAAGGTTATTCCGTAGCCATGGGTTTTCCCATTTGTGGCGGAGGCCGCTATAATCAACTGCTGGCTCATTTTGGACATCCCCTGCCGGCTACCGGTTTTGCCGTAAACCTGGAACGGGTGCTGGTATCTTTGGATCGCCTGAAAGGCCCTCCGGGAGAACCGGAGCCCGACGTGCTGGTGGCCTGGGAAGAGGAAGGATTGGCCGGAGCCCTGGGGACAGCCAGGGAATTAAGAGCAAAGGGCTGCCGGGTGGTAACCGCCCTTGCCGGATATACCCCGGGAAAAGCCATGGCTGAAGGAAAAAGCCTGGGCGCGGCCAAAGTCATCTACTTTAAAAGCGACGGCACCTGTGAAGAATTCAAAATATAG
- the hisB gene encoding imidazoleglycerol-phosphate dehydratase HisB, producing the protein MQLQRQAQMERKTGETEIQLSLSLDGSGTYQIASGVGFLDHMLCLLARHGALDLQLSARGDLHIDDHHTVEDIGITLGLALRQALGDKAGIQRYGNALVPMDEALVLVALDISGRGHLELDLTLPAAKVGTFDTELVEEFLRALAINSGITLHARMLNGRNTHHIIEAVFKGLGRALRQAVAADERLPGVPSTKGVLV; encoded by the coding sequence GTGCAATTGCAGCGGCAAGCCCAAATGGAACGGAAGACCGGCGAAACAGAGATTCAACTGTCCCTGTCCCTAGACGGTTCCGGGACTTATCAAATCGCCAGCGGTGTGGGATTTTTAGACCATATGCTGTGTTTATTGGCCAGGCATGGAGCCCTGGACCTGCAGTTATCGGCTCGAGGGGATCTTCATATTGATGATCACCATACGGTGGAGGATATCGGGATCACCCTGGGATTGGCTCTCCGGCAGGCCCTGGGCGATAAGGCGGGAATCCAGCGCTACGGCAATGCCCTGGTGCCCATGGACGAGGCTCTGGTGCTGGTGGCGCTGGATATCAGCGGTCGCGGCCACCTGGAACTGGATTTAACTCTGCCTGCGGCTAAAGTGGGAACCTTTGACACCGAACTGGTGGAAGAATTCTTAAGAGCCCTGGCCATCAATAGCGGAATCACCCTGCATGCCCGCATGCTCAACGGTCGCAATACCCATCACATTATTGAGGCGGTCTTCAAAGGACTGGGCCGGGCCCTGCGCCAGGCCGTGGCTGCGGATGAACGTTTGCCGGGCGTACCGTCCACCAAGGGGGTATTGGTATGA
- the hisG gene encoding ATP phosphoribosyltransferase — protein sequence MVAARDILTVALPKGTLYGPSVKLLGCAGLATGFLENPGRQLLLYSEKDAVRFIICRPTDIPTYVEYGAADIGLAGKDTIVEQNKDVYELLDLKYGGCRFVVAVPEGKEQPLQYWNQTRVATKFPRIAEEFFRQQGMQMEIIKLHGNIELAPIVGLAEMIVDLVSTGRTLRENKLVPVADVLRSTSRLIANRVSHRLKNERINPLVERIRQVVEEGGLEK from the coding sequence TTGGTTGCGGCCAGAGATATTTTAACAGTGGCTTTGCCCAAAGGGACCCTTTATGGTCCTTCCGTCAAACTCCTGGGTTGTGCCGGATTGGCAACCGGCTTTCTGGAAAATCCCGGACGTCAGTTGCTGCTTTACTCGGAAAAGGATGCGGTGCGCTTTATCATTTGCCGTCCTACGGACATCCCCACCTATGTGGAATACGGCGCGGCGGATATCGGTTTGGCGGGCAAGGATACCATTGTGGAACAAAATAAAGACGTCTATGAACTGTTGGATTTAAAATACGGCGGCTGCCGGTTTGTGGTGGCGGTGCCTGAGGGGAAAGAGCAGCCCCTGCAGTATTGGAACCAAACCCGGGTTGCCACCAAGTTTCCGCGCATTGCCGAGGAATTCTTCCGGCAGCAGGGAATGCAGATGGAAATTATTAAACTGCATGGCAATATTGAACTGGCTCCCATTGTGGGACTGGCGGAAATGATTGTGGATCTGGTTTCCACCGGCCGTACCCTGAGGGAGAATAAACTGGTGCCGGTGGCGGATGTTCTGCGATCCACCTCCCGTTTAATTGCCAACCGGGTGAGTCACCGTTTGAAAAACGAGCGCATTAATCCCCTGGTTGAACGGATTCGCCAGGTAGTAGAGGAAGGGGGCCTGGAAAAGTGA
- the hisIE gene encoding bifunctional phosphoribosyl-AMP cyclohydrolase/phosphoribosyl-ATP diphosphatase HisIE produces MIFKVDDLKYNEAGLIPAIVQEVRSREVLMMAWMNQEAVEKTLATGETWFYSRSRQAMWKKGETSGHVQRVKGLYYDCDADTLLVLAEQEGGAACHEGYTSCFHNRVNPDRSVSIEGEKKFEPAQVYGGQEARTSADPEIINDLFRVILSRKAERPEGAYTTYLFDQGVDKICKKVGEECAEVIIGAKNNSKEELTYEAADLMYHLLVLLANQGISPEEIYRELAKRRK; encoded by the coding sequence ATGATATTTAAGGTGGACGACTTAAAATATAATGAGGCCGGGTTAATCCCCGCCATTGTTCAGGAGGTCCGCAGCCGGGAAGTGCTGATGATGGCCTGGATGAACCAAGAGGCGGTGGAAAAAACCCTGGCCACCGGAGAAACCTGGTTTTACAGCCGGAGCCGGCAAGCAATGTGGAAAAAGGGCGAAACCTCCGGCCATGTGCAGAGGGTAAAAGGGCTGTATTACGATTGTGATGCCGATACCCTGCTGGTGCTGGCGGAACAGGAGGGAGGAGCGGCCTGCCATGAGGGCTATACCTCCTGCTTCCATAACCGGGTGAATCCGGACCGTTCGGTTAGCATTGAGGGAGAAAAGAAGTTTGAGCCGGCTCAGGTGTATGGCGGGCAGGAAGCCCGGACCTCCGCAGACCCGGAAATCATCAATGATCTATTCCGGGTCATATTGAGCCGTAAGGCGGAACGGCCGGAAGGGGCCTATACCACCTACCTTTTTGATCAGGGCGTCGATAAGATCTGCAAAAAAGTAGGGGAAGAATGCGCCGAAGTCATCATCGGGGCCAAAAATAACAGCAAAGAAGAACTGACCTACGAGGCTGCGGATTTAATGTACCACCTGCTGGTGCTGCTGGCAAACCAGGGAATATCCCCGGAGGAGATTTACCGGGAGTTGGCCAAACGAAGGAAATAA
- the hisD gene encoding histidinol dehydrogenase, translating to MIKIIEVSDSEGLKALLKGRSGGQEGIASRVAAIMQEVRERGDIALCGFTRRFDGASLTPEQLRVTDEEIDQAYSMVDQEVLTSLKLARDRIRKYHQKQLTRSWFDTEPNGTLLGQLITPLDRVGVYVPGGTASYPSSVLMNAVPAKVAGVSQVVMVTPPGADGKLNPYTLVAAREAGVDEIYKAGGAQAIAALAYGTETIAPVDKITGPGNIFVTLAKRMVYGQVDIDMLAGPSEVLVVADASANPEYAAADMLSQAEHDVLASAVLLTHHRELAEWVRQELEKQVALLPRQDLAREALANHSALVITGSLEESLELANAFAPEHLELLVEEPFRWLSRIRHAGAVFLGAHSPEPVGDYLAGPNHVLPTGGTARFYSPLNVDTFMKKSSIISFSKENLELLGPDIIRLAEVEGLQAHANAVRVRLKSQSRE from the coding sequence GTGATAAAAATTATAGAGGTATCCGATAGCGAAGGACTAAAGGCCTTATTGAAAGGACGTTCCGGGGGTCAGGAAGGAATTGCTTCCAGAGTGGCGGCCATTATGCAGGAAGTCCGGGAGCGGGGCGATATAGCCTTGTGCGGCTTTACCCGGCGTTTTGACGGCGCCAGCTTAACTCCGGAACAGCTTCGGGTAACCGATGAAGAAATAGATCAGGCTTATAGTATGGTGGATCAGGAGGTTCTGACTTCCTTAAAACTGGCCCGGGACCGTATTCGGAAGTATCATCAAAAACAACTGACCCGTTCCTGGTTTGACACCGAACCCAACGGCACCCTGCTGGGACAGTTGATTACACCCTTGGACCGGGTAGGTGTTTATGTTCCCGGAGGCACCGCCTCCTACCCCTCCTCGGTTTTGATGAACGCCGTGCCGGCCAAGGTGGCGGGAGTTTCCCAGGTGGTAATGGTGACTCCGCCCGGGGCCGACGGAAAATTAAATCCCTATACCCTGGTGGCCGCCAGAGAGGCCGGGGTGGACGAAATTTATAAAGCAGGGGGGGCCCAGGCCATTGCAGCCCTGGCTTACGGTACGGAGACCATCGCACCGGTGGATAAAATTACCGGTCCGGGCAACATTTTTGTAACCCTGGCCAAGCGCATGGTGTACGGCCAGGTAGACATTGACATGCTGGCCGGGCCCAGTGAGGTTCTGGTGGTGGCGGATGCTTCGGCCAACCCGGAATATGCGGCAGCCGATATGCTTTCCCAGGCGGAGCATGATGTCCTGGCTTCGGCAGTATTATTGACCCACCACCGGGAGCTGGCGGAATGGGTGCGGCAGGAACTGGAAAAACAGGTGGCCCTGCTGCCTAGGCAGGACTTGGCCAGAGAAGCCCTGGCCAACCACAGTGCCCTGGTGATTACCGGCAGCCTGGAGGAATCCCTGGAACTGGCCAATGCCTTTGCGCCGGAACACTTGGAACTTCTGGTGGAAGAACCCTTCCGGTGGCTGAGCAGGATCCGGCATGCCGGCGCGGTTTTTCTGGGAGCCCATTCGCCGGAACCGGTGGGGGACTATCTGGCAGGACCCAATCATGTGCTTCCCACCGGCGGCACGGCCCGCTTTTATTCTCCTTTAAACGTAGACACCTTTATGAAAAAATCCAGCATCATTTCTTTTTCCAAAGAAAACTTAGAGCTTCTTGGACCGGATATTATCAGGCTGGCAGAGGTGGAAGGGCTGCAGGCCCATGCCAATGCCGTCAGAGTGAGGCTAAAAAGCCAGTCAAGGGAATAA
- the hisF gene encoding imidazole glycerol phosphate synthase subunit HisF: MLMKRIIPCLDVTGGRVVKGTNFVNLRDAGDPVELAALYDREGADEVIFLDITASSDGRATMLDVVRRTAEEVFIPFTVGGGIRTVEDMRLMLQAGADKIGINTAAIKNPRVISEGALKFGSQCVVVAIDARQTGPRKWEVYIHGGRTPTGMDAVEWAAKAEELGAGEILLTSMDRDGTKEGFDLALTRTIAQAVKIPVIASGGVGTLEHMAQGLTEGMADAALAASIFHFGEYSVRQAKEYLRERGVPVRL; encoded by the coding sequence ATGCTGATGAAAAGAATTATTCCCTGCCTGGATGTAACCGGCGGCAGGGTGGTGAAAGGCACCAACTTTGTAAACCTGAGAGACGCCGGAGACCCGGTGGAGCTGGCCGCCCTGTACGACCGGGAAGGGGCCGACGAAGTGATCTTTCTGGATATCACCGCTTCCTCCGACGGGCGGGCCACCATGCTGGATGTGGTTCGGCGGACCGCGGAGGAGGTTTTCATTCCCTTTACAGTGGGCGGCGGGATTCGGACCGTAGAGGATATGCGGCTGATGCTGCAGGCCGGGGCGGACAAGATCGGCATTAATACCGCGGCCATTAAAAATCCCCGGGTGATCTCCGAAGGGGCACTGAAGTTCGGCAGCCAGTGCGTGGTGGTGGCCATTGACGCCCGGCAGACCGGCCCGCGGAAATGGGAGGTCTACATCCACGGGGGCCGTACCCCCACCGGCATGGACGCGGTGGAATGGGCGGCGAAGGCCGAGGAACTGGGAGCCGGGGAAATCTTGCTCACCAGCATGGACCGGGACGGCACCAAGGAGGGCTTTGATCTTGCCCTGACCCGGACCATCGCCCAAGCGGTTAAAATCCCGGTCATCGCCTCCGGAGGAGTGGGGACTTTGGAACACATGGCCCAGGGACTCACCGAGGGCATGGCCGATGCAGCCCTGGCGGCTTCCATTTTTCACTTCGGTGAATATTCCGTCCGGCAGGCCAAGGAGTACCTCCGGGAGCGGGGCGTGCCGGTGCGTTTATAA
- the hisA gene encoding 1-(5-phosphoribosyl)-5-[(5-phosphoribosylamino)methylideneamino]imidazole-4-carboxamide isomerase — protein MIIFPAIDLKEGQCVRLLEGRMDSATVYSRDPGGTARNWQEQGASFIHVVDLDGAFAGKPRNREAIRQILEAVEVPVQVGGGIRDLETMEELFSMGVNRVILGSAAILKPELVAEAGRRYGAKVLVGIDARDGRVAIQGWGETVSKTALQLAREVKELGVQRIVFTDIRRDGRLSGPNLGATGELARDSGLKVIASGGVSSLEDIRAVKALEKDGVEGAIVGKALYTGAVKLPEALALARGGV, from the coding sequence ATGATTATTTTCCCTGCCATCGACCTGAAGGAAGGGCAGTGTGTCCGTTTGCTGGAAGGCCGGATGGACAGCGCCACCGTTTATTCCCGGGATCCGGGCGGCACCGCCCGGAACTGGCAGGAACAGGGCGCCTCCTTTATTCATGTGGTGGATCTGGACGGAGCCTTTGCCGGCAAACCCCGCAACCGGGAGGCCATCCGGCAGATACTGGAGGCCGTGGAGGTTCCGGTTCAGGTAGGGGGCGGCATCCGGGACCTGGAAACCATGGAAGAGCTGTTCTCTATGGGCGTTAACCGGGTGATTCTGGGCAGCGCAGCCATCCTGAAGCCGGAACTGGTGGCGGAGGCCGGCCGCCGGTATGGTGCCAAGGTGCTGGTGGGTATTGACGCCCGGGATGGCCGGGTGGCCATTCAAGGCTGGGGTGAGACCGTGTCCAAAACCGCTTTGCAACTGGCCCGGGAGGTTAAGGAGCTTGGCGTGCAAAGAATTGTCTTTACCGATATCCGGCGGGACGGCAGGCTGTCGGGACCCAACCTGGGAGCTACCGGGGAACTGGCCCGGGACAGCGGTTTAAAGGTGATTGCTTCCGGAGGCGTTTCCTCCCTGGAGGACATCCGGGCGGTGAAGGCACTGGAAAAGGACGGCGTGGAGGGCGCCATTGTGGGCAAGGCCCTCTATACCGGTGCGGTGAAGCTTCCGGAGGCTCTGGCCCTGGCCCGGGGGGGGGTTTAA
- the hisH gene encoding imidazole glycerol phosphate synthase subunit HisH — protein MITIIDYGMGNLRSVQKGFAQVGCPAEIVRDPDRVETAAAVVLPGVGAFADAMENLQQAGMMEAIRRVIAAGKPFLGICLGQQLLFESSEEFGSTRGLGIFPGSVKRFPAGELKVPHMGWNQAEILQPSPLLEGIPDQAAFYFVHSYYVAPADPELTLARTEYGLKFASIVGRDRVFGIQFHPEKSSFLGLKILENFGKQVKI, from the coding sequence ATGATCACCATTATCGACTACGGTATGGGAAATTTGCGCAGTGTGCAAAAGGGTTTTGCCCAGGTGGGCTGTCCGGCGGAGATTGTCCGGGACCCGGACCGGGTGGAAACCGCTGCGGCAGTGGTGCTGCCGGGAGTGGGCGCCTTTGCCGATGCCATGGAAAATCTACAGCAGGCCGGCATGATGGAGGCGATCCGGCGGGTGATTGCTGCGGGCAAACCCTTTCTGGGCATTTGCCTGGGACAGCAGCTTTTATTTGAATCCAGTGAAGAATTTGGCAGCACCCGGGGGCTGGGAATCTTTCCCGGGTCCGTTAAAAGGTTCCCGGCGGGAGAACTGAAGGTGCCCCATATGGGCTGGAATCAGGCGGAAATCCTCCAACCCAGCCCGCTGCTGGAAGGGATTCCGGACCAAGCGGCCTTTTATTTTGTTCATTCCTATTACGTTGCTCCGGCAGACCCGGAGCTGACCCTGGCCCGGACGGAATACGGCTTGAAATTTGCCTCCATCGTGGGCAGAGACCGGGTTTTCGGCATTCAGTTCCATCCGGAAAAAAGCAGTTTTCTGGGGTTAAAAATCCTTGAGAACTTTGGAAAGCAGGTGAAGATATGA
- a CDS encoding YerC/YecD family TrpR-related protein codes for MEYSGKLKDTLNDRLFEAILTLKNIDECYKFFEDICTVSELRSLAQRLEVAKMLEANRTYGEIAGKTGASTATISRVKRCLNYGADGYKLALSRLPDPSPVPTVHQD; via the coding sequence TTGGAGTATAGCGGAAAATTAAAGGATACACTGAATGACCGCCTTTTTGAAGCCATTCTGACATTAAAGAATATTGACGAATGCTACAAATTTTTTGAGGATATTTGCACCGTGTCCGAATTACGGTCCCTGGCCCAGCGGCTGGAAGTAGCCAAAATGCTGGAGGCCAACCGGACCTACGGGGAAATTGCAGGTAAAACCGGCGCCAGCACCGCTACCATCAGCCGGGTCAAGCGCTGCCTTAATTACGGCGCCGACGGCTATAAGCTGGCCTTGTCCAGGCTGCCGGACCCCAGTCCGGTCCCAACAGTACATCAGGATTAG
- the hisC gene encoding histidinol-phosphate transaminase yields MREPFSLKNLVRAGLDKLVPYEAHLYPDVIKLDANENPYPFPEEVAREIGQLASGDLLSRYPDSGAVKLRQAIAGYAGVQPEQVMVGNGSDELILNILLTFGTGGRVLITNPTFSMYKIHALVAGARPIPVPRRADFFVDVPALVTYARQPESKVVFICSPNNPTGNATRLGEIESVLHQVNCLVVVDQAYLEFGGEDCVPLLNQYPNLLILRTFSKAFSLAGLRVGYLLANPDVLRQMQKVKQPYNLNAFSQAAAAAVLEHRDIFRGQIGAILEQREVLRRGLEAIEGVTPYPSAANYLLFHTNYASKMVYQALLDRGILIRRLGGPELPGYLRVSVGTPEQNKQFLSVLTEVMELLGRE; encoded by the coding sequence GTGCGAGAACCCTTTAGCCTGAAAAATCTGGTCCGGGCGGGATTAGATAAACTGGTGCCTTACGAAGCGCACTTATACCCGGATGTGATCAAACTGGATGCCAACGAAAATCCCTACCCTTTTCCAGAGGAAGTGGCCCGGGAAATTGGGCAGTTGGCCTCCGGAGACCTGCTGAGCCGCTACCCGGATAGCGGAGCTGTAAAACTGCGGCAGGCCATCGCCGGTTACGCCGGTGTTCAGCCGGAACAAGTGATGGTGGGCAACGGTTCCGATGAACTAATTTTAAATATTTTACTGACCTTTGGTACCGGGGGAAGGGTGCTGATCACCAATCCCACCTTCTCTATGTATAAGATTCACGCCCTGGTGGCGGGAGCCAGACCCATACCGGTTCCCCGCCGGGCCGATTTCTTTGTTGACGTGCCGGCTCTGGTGACCTATGCTCGGCAGCCGGAGTCCAAAGTGGTTTTTATTTGTTCGCCCAACAACCCTACCGGCAATGCCACCCGGCTGGGAGAGATTGAAAGCGTTCTTCATCAGGTCAACTGCCTGGTGGTGGTAGACCAGGCTTACCTGGAGTTCGGCGGGGAAGATTGCGTTCCTTTGTTAAACCAATATCCGAATCTGCTGATTCTCCGTACCTTCTCCAAAGCTTTTTCCCTGGCGGGCTTAAGGGTGGGCTATCTGTTGGCCAACCCGGATGTGCTCCGGCAGATGCAGAAAGTGAAGCAGCCCTATAACCTGAATGCCTTTTCTCAGGCGGCGGCAGCCGCCGTTCTGGAACACCGGGATATTTTCCGGGGGCAGATTGGGGCAATACTGGAACAGCGGGAAGTGCTCCGCCGGGGATTGGAGGCCATCGAAGGCGTAACGCCTTATCCATCGGCGGCCAACTATCTTTTGTTTCATACCAATTATGCCAGCAAAATGGTTTACCAGGCACTGCTGGACCGGGGCATCCTGATTCGCAGACTGGGCGGTCCGGAGCTTCCCGGTTATTTAAGGGTATCGGTGGGAACCCCGGAGCAAAACAAGCAGTTTCTGAGTGTACTGACCGAAGTGATGGAACTGCTGGGGAGGGAGTAA
- the purD gene encoding phosphoribosylamine--glycine ligase, translating to MKVLVVGGGGREHAIVWKLKQSPRVAQIYCAPGNAGIGQMAECVNIQAGDVYGLLNFAREKSIDLTVVGPEIPLTNGIVDIFEKEGLKIFGPSRAAAEIEGSKALAKEIMAKYHIPTARYATFDHAEEARAYVQKHGAPCVVKADGLAAGKGVIVAMDDETALAAVDIIMAQRAFGQAGDRVVIEEFLQGEEVSVLAFIEGDTIIPLVASQDHKRVGDNDTGPNTGGMGAYAPAPLYTPELAERVEREILRPTVQALAAEGRTYRGVLYAGLMVTADGPKVLEFNARFGDPETQPVLSLLETDLVDIMESILEGKLAQQPVAWKDGAAVCVVMAAGGYPGKYGKGQEITGLAEVPPEVQVFHAGTALRGGRIVCDGGRVLGVTGVGRNIPEAIDRAYQGVRSIVFEGAHYRTDIGRKALSKI from the coding sequence ATGAAAGTACTTGTGGTCGGCGGTGGCGGGCGGGAACATGCCATCGTGTGGAAACTGAAGCAAAGTCCCCGGGTGGCACAAATTTATTGCGCGCCGGGAAATGCGGGCATCGGGCAGATGGCTGAATGTGTCAATATCCAGGCCGGAGATGTTTACGGTCTACTGAACTTTGCCCGGGAGAAAAGCATTGACCTTACGGTGGTGGGGCCGGAAATACCGCTTACCAACGGGATTGTGGATATTTTTGAAAAGGAAGGTTTGAAAATTTTTGGGCCTTCCCGGGCTGCCGCCGAGATTGAAGGCAGCAAAGCCCTGGCCAAGGAGATCATGGCCAAATATCATATTCCCACCGCCCGTTACGCCACCTTTGACCATGCGGAGGAGGCCAGAGCCTATGTACAGAAGCACGGCGCTCCTTGCGTGGTGAAGGCCGACGGTCTGGCGGCGGGCAAAGGGGTAATTGTCGCCATGGATGATGAAACGGCCCTGGCGGCGGTAGATATTATCATGGCCCAGCGGGCCTTTGGACAGGCCGGCGACCGGGTTGTGATCGAAGAATTTCTGCAGGGCGAGGAAGTCAGCGTGCTGGCCTTTATTGAAGGGGATACCATTATTCCCCTGGTGGCCTCCCAGGATCATAAGCGGGTGGGGGATAACGACACCGGTCCCAATACCGGGGGAATGGGAGCCTATGCCCCGGCGCCCCTGTACACCCCGGAACTGGCGGAACGGGTTGAACGGGAAATTTTACGCCCCACGGTGCAGGCTCTGGCTGCCGAAGGGCGAACCTACCGGGGCGTTTTGTACGCCGGGCTGATGGTAACCGCCGACGGACCCAAAGTACTGGAATTTAACGCCCGCTTCGGGGATCCTGAAACCCAGCCGGTCCTCAGTCTGCTGGAGACCGACCTGGTGGACATCATGGAATCCATCCTGGAGGGAAAACTGGCACAACAGCCTGTTGCCTGGAAGGACGGAGCGGCGGTTTGCGTGGTGATGGCTGCGGGCGGCTACCCCGGCAAATATGGAAAGGGACAGGAAATTACCGGACTGGCCGAGGTGCCCCCGGAAGTTCAGGTATTCCACGCAGGTACGGCACTGCGGGGGGGCAGAATTGTTTGCGACGGCGGGCGTGTGCTGGGCGTAACCGGCGTGGGCAGGAATATTCCCGAGGCTATTGACCGGGCCTATCAGGGAGTCCGGAGCATTGTCTTTGAGGGCGCTCATTACAGAACGGACATCGGCCGCAAGGCTCTGTCCAAAATATAG